A genomic stretch from Edaphobacter aggregans includes:
- a CDS encoding 4-(cytidine 5'-diphospho)-2-C-methyl-D-erythritol kinase, with protein sequence MGTIVRSYSKVNLGLAIGPVRPDGFHGLTTLYQTLDLFDLVTVTARPASGSATRISLTTNDVRVPTDGRNTCWKMVERGLERLGVTAEVDIHIEKRLPVQGGMGAGSANAAAALIGLERELGLALPGVERLKLAAEVGSDVPLFLIGGAVLGLGRGELVVPMPDLPRTWCVVAVPAVGVSTPAAFRDWDALVAGASGESDRIEAGSGVGSQASGAGLTSVDNPDRLNELSLAYASLSAKTGDSKSGTSGIVRDPNPEKKQGLSGENQSYALNDLAENALLALVRTGIGNRDLHNDFEDVVFPQYPSLRITKRQLMGNETGATDSPAIYAALSGSGSALFGLYRSEADAEAAQRRVQASGVKAFVTSTLPREDYWTRMFAG encoded by the coding sequence ATGGGGACGATTGTTCGGTCTTATTCGAAGGTTAATTTGGGGTTGGCGATTGGGCCGGTGCGTCCGGATGGGTTTCATGGGCTGACTACGCTGTATCAGACGTTGGATCTGTTTGATTTGGTTACGGTTACGGCTCGACCGGCTTCGGGTTCGGCTACGCGGATCTCGCTGACGACTAACGATGTTCGGGTTCCTACGGATGGGCGGAATACTTGCTGGAAGATGGTTGAGCGAGGGTTGGAACGGCTAGGGGTGACAGCTGAGGTCGATATCCATATAGAGAAGCGGCTGCCCGTGCAGGGGGGGATGGGGGCTGGGTCGGCGAATGCTGCGGCGGCTTTGATTGGGTTGGAGCGGGAGCTTGGGCTGGCTCTGCCGGGGGTGGAGCGGTTAAAGCTGGCGGCTGAGGTGGGGTCGGATGTGCCTTTGTTTCTGATTGGTGGGGCGGTTTTGGGGTTGGGGCGGGGGGAGTTAGTCGTCCCTATGCCGGATTTGCCCCGGACGTGGTGTGTGGTGGCGGTTCCGGCGGTGGGGGTTTCGACTCCGGCGGCTTTTCGGGATTGGGATGCTTTGGTGGCCGGGGCGTCAGGGGAATCAGACAGGATTGAAGCTGGGTCGGGGGTTGGGTCTCAGGCGTCGGGGGCTGGATTGACTTCTGTGGATAACCCCGATAGACTAAATGAGTTGAGTCTTGCTTACGCGTCCCTCTCTGCGAAGACAGGTGATAGTAAGTCCGGCACCTCCGGTATCGTTCGCGATCCTAATCCTGAGAAAAAACAGGGTTTATCTGGTGAGAACCAGAGTTATGCGCTGAACGATCTGGCCGAGAATGCCCTTCTCGCGCTTGTCCGCACCGGGATTGGAAACCGCGATCTTCATAATGACTTTGAAGATGTTGTGTTTCCGCAGTATCCCTCCTTGCGAATAACCAAGCGTCAATTGATGGGTAATGAAACGGGTGCTACTGACAGCCCTGCGATATACGCAGCTCTGTCGGGATCGGGCTCTGCCTTGTTTGGACTTTACCGGTCCGAGGCGGACGCAGAGGCTGCTCAACGGCGCGTTCAGGCGTCCGGGGTTAAGGCATTTGTAACGAGTACCTTGCCTCGAGAGGATTACTGGACGAGAATGTTCGCAGGGTGA